The following coding sequences are from one Comamonas koreensis window:
- a CDS encoding ATP phosphoribosyltransferase regulatory subunit: MSAWILPDHIADVLPSEARHIEELRRGLLDTACAYGYELVMPPLLEHLDSLLSGSGEALDLLTFKLVDQLSGRTLGIRPDTTQQVARIDAHLLNRKGVTRLCYCGPVLHAKPDRPHATREPLQFGAEIYGHAGVEADVEVIALATASLRVAQLHDFSVDLADVRIVQRLLAGLLVDLPTLRRVHAALAVKDASELASLTRDFPPAQRDGLRALLNLYGDVEVLAEAEKALAAIPGVAPILADLRQLASRIDSPAVTFDLADLRGYSYYSGMRFAIYAQGVTDALVRGGRYDEVGAAFGRSRPAVGFSLDIKQLVPVVEPRPLKAAIRAPWVDRHDMREVIARLRQTGETVVCALPGHDDEVDEFNCDRELAEVDGQWIVRSI, translated from the coding sequence ATGTCTGCTTGGATCCTTCCGGATCACATTGCCGATGTGCTGCCTTCTGAAGCGCGACACATCGAAGAGCTTCGGCGTGGCCTGCTCGACACGGCTTGTGCTTACGGCTACGAACTGGTGATGCCCCCACTGCTGGAGCATCTGGACTCGCTGCTCTCCGGCTCCGGTGAAGCGCTGGACCTGCTGACCTTCAAGCTGGTGGACCAGCTCTCCGGTCGCACCCTGGGCATCCGCCCTGACACCACCCAACAAGTCGCTCGCATCGATGCCCATTTGCTCAACCGCAAGGGTGTGACGCGTCTGTGCTACTGCGGGCCGGTGCTGCATGCCAAGCCCGATCGCCCCCATGCGACCCGCGAGCCCTTGCAGTTTGGCGCTGAAATCTACGGCCATGCCGGGGTAGAGGCGGATGTGGAGGTGATCGCGCTGGCGACCGCGTCGCTGCGCGTAGCCCAGCTGCATGATTTCTCGGTGGACCTGGCCGATGTGCGCATTGTTCAGCGCCTGCTGGCGGGCTTGCTGGTGGATCTGCCGACCCTGCGCCGCGTGCATGCGGCGCTGGCGGTCAAGGATGCCTCCGAGCTCGCGTCGCTGACCCGCGATTTTCCGCCGGCCCAGCGCGATGGACTGCGTGCCTTGCTCAACCTGTATGGCGATGTGGAGGTACTGGCCGAGGCGGAAAAGGCCCTGGCAGCCATCCCGGGTGTTGCACCGATTCTGGCGGACCTGCGCCAACTGGCCAGCCGCATCGACAGCCCGGCTGTGACGTTTGACCTGGCCGATCTGCGCGGCTACTCCTACTACAGCGGCATGCGCTTTGCGATCTATGCGCAAGGCGTGACCGATGCGCTGGTGCGTGGCGGCCGCTATGACGAGGTGGGTGCTGCCTTTGGCCGCAGCCGTCCTGCCGTTGGTTTCAGTCTGGATATCAAGCAGCTGGTGCCGGTGGTTGAGCCGCGGCCCCTCAAGGCTGCCATTCGCGCGCCCTGGGTGGACCGCCACGATATGCGCGAGGTCATCGCCCGCCTGCGCCAGACCGGTGAGACCGTGGTCTGCGCCTTGCCCGGGCATGACGATGAAGTCGACGAATTCAATTGTGACCGCGAACTGGCCGAAGTCGATGGCCAGTGGATCGTGCGCAGCATTTAA
- a CDS encoding adenylosuccinate synthase, which yields MAISKGRNVVVVGTQWGDEGKGKLVDWLTESAQGVVRFQGGHNAGHTLVINGVKTALHLIPSGIMRPGVKCYIGNGVVLSVGKLFEEIEGLEKAGVQVRDRLRVSEACPLILPFHQALDLAREAAREQGGVQKIGTTGKGIGPAYEDKIARRALRVQDLKHPERFATKLRELLSLHNHILVSVLGSQKFDFGPQLAPYMKNGEIQFDAVYNEAMQHAELIKPMIADVSSELNQVHAEGGNLLFEGAQGSLLDVDHGTYPYVTSSNCVAGNAAAGAGVGPGLLHYVLGITKAYCTRVGGGPFPTELEWQKEGTPGWVMSTVGAEKGVTTGRYRRCGWFDAALLKRSAQINGLSGLCITKLDVLDGIEELQLCVGYELDGERIDLLPLGADDIERCKPIYEAIPGWTDTTVGVTEYDKLPVNARRYLDRIAEVTGVPIAVVSTSPDRDHTILMHNPYQA from the coding sequence ATGGCTATCTCCAAAGGTCGCAACGTTGTTGTGGTTGGCACTCAATGGGGTGACGAAGGCAAGGGTAAGTTGGTCGATTGGCTGACGGAGAGCGCACAAGGTGTGGTGCGCTTCCAGGGTGGCCACAATGCCGGCCACACCTTGGTCATCAACGGCGTGAAGACGGCACTGCATCTGATCCCCAGCGGCATCATGCGTCCCGGCGTCAAGTGCTACATCGGCAATGGTGTGGTGCTGTCCGTGGGCAAGCTGTTCGAAGAAATCGAAGGCCTGGAGAAGGCTGGCGTTCAGGTGCGTGATCGCCTGCGCGTATCCGAAGCCTGCCCGCTGATCCTGCCTTTTCATCAGGCGCTGGACCTGGCCCGTGAAGCCGCCCGTGAACAGGGTGGCGTGCAAAAGATCGGCACCACCGGCAAGGGCATCGGCCCGGCCTATGAAGACAAGATTGCCCGCCGTGCACTGCGCGTGCAAGACCTCAAGCACCCCGAGCGTTTTGCCACCAAGCTGCGCGAGCTGCTGAGCCTGCACAACCACATCCTGGTGAGCGTGCTCGGTTCGCAGAAGTTCGACTTCGGCCCGCAACTCGCTCCGTACATGAAGAATGGCGAGATCCAGTTCGACGCTGTCTACAACGAAGCCATGCAACACGCCGAGCTGATCAAGCCGATGATTGCCGATGTCTCGTCCGAGCTGAACCAGGTGCATGCCGAAGGCGGCAACCTGCTGTTTGAAGGCGCGCAAGGCTCGCTGCTGGATGTGGACCACGGTACCTACCCCTATGTGACCTCGTCCAACTGCGTGGCTGGCAATGCGGCCGCTGGTGCGGGCGTGGGCCCAGGCCTGCTGCACTATGTGCTGGGTATCACCAAGGCATACTGCACCCGCGTTGGTGGTGGTCCCTTCCCGACTGAGCTGGAATGGCAAAAGGAAGGCACCCCCGGTTGGGTGATGAGCACCGTGGGCGCAGAGAAGGGTGTCACTACCGGCCGCTATCGCCGCTGCGGCTGGTTTGATGCGGCCTTGCTCAAGCGCTCGGCCCAGATCAACGGCCTGTCCGGCCTGTGCATCACCAAGCTGGATGTGCTCGACGGCATCGAAGAGCTGCAGCTGTGCGTGGGCTATGAGCTCGATGGCGAGCGCATCGACCTGCTGCCCCTGGGTGCAGACGACATCGAGCGCTGCAAGCCCATCTACGAAGCCATTCCCGGCTGGACCGACACCACCGTGGGTGTGACCGAATACGACAAGCTGCCCGTCAATGCGCGCCGATACCTGGACCGTATTGCCGAAGTCACCGGTGTGCCCATTGCCGTTGTCTCGACCAGCCCGGATCGCGACCATACGATCCTGATGCACAACCCTTACCAGGCCTAA
- a CDS encoding phosphoribosyltransferase — protein MLTEDGKHLYVSYDEYHGLIEKLAIKIHQSGWEFDTILCLARGGMRPGDILSRIFDKPLAIMSTSSYRAEAGTQQGHLDIARFITTPKGEIAGRVLLVDDLADSGHTLNAVINMLKNNYAPITELRSAVIWTKGVSTFTPDYSVEFLATNPWIHQPFEGYDSLRPEKLLEKWKV, from the coding sequence ATGCTTACTGAAGACGGCAAGCACTTGTATGTCAGCTACGACGAGTACCATGGCCTGATTGAAAAACTGGCCATCAAGATTCACCAATCGGGCTGGGAGTTCGACACCATCTTGTGTCTGGCTCGCGGCGGTATGCGTCCTGGCGACATCCTGAGCCGTATTTTTGACAAGCCCCTGGCCATCATGTCGACCAGTTCGTACCGCGCCGAGGCCGGTACGCAGCAGGGTCACCTGGATATCGCGCGCTTCATCACCACCCCCAAGGGTGAGATCGCTGGCCGCGTGCTGCTGGTCGATGACCTCGCGGACTCGGGTCACACGCTCAATGCCGTGATCAACATGCTCAAGAACAACTACGCGCCCATCACGGAGCTGCGCAGTGCGGTGATCTGGACCAAGGGTGTTTCCACCTTCACGCCCGATTACTCGGTGGAGTTCCTGGCGACCAACCCCTGGATCCACCAGCCGTTCGAAGGCTACGACAGCTTGCGTCCAGAAAAGCTGCTGGAGAAGTGGAAGGTCTGA
- a CDS encoding 16S rRNA pseudouridine(516) synthase produces the protein MQLQDMLYSQGFGVRRVCSGLVQQGWVQLWDAQANEWVAETDSTADVDPEGLRFKVQGVEWEYHALGYVLLNKPAGTECSQKPSAHPSIYSLLPLPLRTRPNKNAIQGLQAVGRLDQDTTGMLLLSDDGQFIHRMSSPKKHVPKRYQVTAKHAVTEQQIERLLAGVVLDDDPKPVKAAACVKTGDNTLDLTLTEGKYHQVKRMLAAVGNRVEGLHRAQIGGLVLTDELKPGEWRWLTADEMALLKP, from the coding sequence ATGCAGTTGCAGGATATGTTGTATTCGCAGGGTTTTGGTGTGCGCCGCGTGTGCTCGGGCCTGGTGCAACAAGGCTGGGTGCAGTTGTGGGATGCACAGGCGAACGAATGGGTTGCGGAGACGGACTCGACCGCCGACGTAGATCCTGAAGGCCTGCGCTTCAAGGTTCAGGGCGTGGAGTGGGAATACCATGCGCTGGGCTATGTGCTGCTAAACAAGCCAGCAGGCACTGAGTGCTCGCAAAAGCCATCGGCCCATCCCAGCATCTACAGCCTGCTTCCATTGCCGCTGCGCACACGCCCCAACAAGAACGCCATCCAGGGGTTGCAGGCCGTGGGCCGCTTGGACCAGGACACGACTGGCATGCTGCTGCTGAGCGACGACGGTCAGTTCATCCACCGTATGAGCTCGCCCAAGAAGCATGTGCCCAAGCGCTACCAGGTGACGGCCAAGCATGCGGTGACGGAGCAGCAGATCGAGCGTCTGTTGGCCGGTGTGGTTCTGGATGACGATCCCAAGCCTGTCAAGGCGGCTGCCTGCGTGAAAACCGGCGACAACACCTTGGATTTGACGCTGACCGAAGGCAAATACCACCAGGTCAAGCGCATGCTGGCGGCTGTGGGCAACCGCGTGGAAGGTCTGCACCGTGCCCAGATAGGTGGTTTGGTGCTGACCGACGAGCTCAAGCCAGGCGAGTGGCGCTGGCTCACCGCGGACGAGATGGCACTGCTCAAGCCCTGA
- a CDS encoding beta-propeller fold lactonase family protein, translating to MAFAATAAHAANPILVLNSLDASISVIDPTTWKEVKRIPTGKEPHHLYLTPDSKSVIVANATGDSLTFVDPKTAEVQRVIQGISDPYHLRFSPDMKWFVTAANRLNHIDIYRWDGQEPKLVKRIATGKTPSHLWIDSKSRTIYSTMQDSDELVAIDIATQTLKWRTKTGQMPADLYGSPDDKFVFVALTGSDGVQVFDVSGAEPQLVKTIKTDKGAHAFRATGDGRHLFVSNRVANTISKLDMVSQTVVDRYPGPSGPDCMDVSPDGRYIYLSSRWAGKMSVIDTVERKVVNQVKVGKSPHGIWVLDHAPR from the coding sequence ATGGCCTTTGCGGCCACTGCGGCGCATGCAGCCAACCCCATTTTGGTGCTCAATTCGCTGGACGCCAGCATCAGCGTGATTGACCCCACCACCTGGAAAGAGGTCAAGCGCATTCCTACGGGCAAGGAGCCCCACCACCTGTATCTGACGCCGGACAGCAAGTCGGTGATCGTGGCCAATGCAACCGGCGACTCGCTGACCTTTGTCGATCCCAAGACGGCCGAGGTGCAGCGCGTGATCCAGGGCATCTCCGATCCCTACCATCTGCGTTTTTCGCCCGACATGAAGTGGTTTGTGACCGCAGCCAACCGCCTCAACCACATTGACATCTACCGCTGGGATGGGCAAGAGCCCAAGCTGGTCAAGCGCATTGCCACCGGCAAGACGCCCAGCCACCTGTGGATCGACAGCAAGAGCCGGACGATCTACTCGACCATGCAGGACAGCGACGAGCTGGTGGCCATCGACATCGCCACCCAGACCCTGAAATGGCGCACCAAGACAGGGCAGATGCCTGCCGATCTGTATGGCAGCCCGGACGACAAATTCGTTTTTGTCGCGCTGACCGGCAGCGACGGCGTGCAGGTGTTTGATGTGAGCGGCGCAGAGCCCCAGTTGGTCAAGACCATCAAGACTGATAAGGGCGCGCACGCGTTCCGCGCAACGGGCGATGGCCGCCATCTTTTTGTCAGCAACCGGGTGGCCAATACCATCAGCAAGCTCGACATGGTCAGTCAGACCGTCGTGGACCGCTACCCCGGCCCCAGCGGCCCTGACTGCATGGATGTGAGCCCGGATGGCCGCTATATCTACCTCAGTTCGCGCTGGGCGGGCAAGATGAGTGTGATCGATACGGTCGAGCGCAAGGTGGTCAACCAGGTGAAGGTGGGCAAGTCGCCGCATGGCATCTGGGTGCTGGACCACGCACCGCGCTAG
- a CDS encoding polysaccharide deacetylase family protein — translation MRSTFFWLLAASWGSAAAFAQPAAPAPAAAATAAGSCSKPVYLTLDTGHMGVANQIADVLRKTQVKVTFFAANERTKEGDGSLGDNWAPWWRARAAEGHAFASHTWDHTYWRGDIKGPAGAAPRFKVQPSQGPQAGQRFEWSAAQYCAQIQQSEDRLAQITGVKPLPLFRAPGGKTSPSLIAAARRCGYAHVGWSPAGFLGDELPSDKYPNQQLLDKALRDIRPGDILLAHLGIWDRKDPWAPAVLQPLIEGLQAKGFCFATLREHPQYQEWIRQHGG, via the coding sequence ATGCGCAGCACATTTTTCTGGCTTTTGGCCGCAAGTTGGGGCAGCGCTGCTGCCTTTGCCCAGCCTGCTGCTCCAGCGCCTGCCGCTGCAGCCACTGCGGCAGGCAGCTGCAGCAAGCCTGTGTATCTGACCTTGGACACCGGCCACATGGGCGTGGCCAACCAGATTGCCGACGTCTTGCGCAAGACGCAGGTGAAGGTCACCTTCTTTGCCGCCAATGAACGCACCAAGGAGGGTGACGGCAGCCTGGGCGACAACTGGGCGCCTTGGTGGCGTGCGCGCGCCGCAGAAGGCCATGCCTTTGCCTCGCACACCTGGGACCACACCTACTGGCGTGGCGATATCAAAGGGCCTGCAGGCGCTGCACCCCGCTTCAAGGTGCAGCCCTCGCAAGGGCCGCAGGCGGGGCAGCGTTTTGAGTGGAGCGCTGCGCAGTATTGCGCGCAGATCCAGCAATCCGAAGACCGCCTGGCCCAGATCACTGGTGTCAAGCCTTTGCCGCTGTTCCGGGCTCCCGGTGGCAAGACCTCGCCCAGCCTGATTGCGGCGGCCAGGCGCTGCGGCTATGCCCATGTGGGCTGGTCGCCAGCGGGCTTTCTCGGCGATGAACTGCCCAGCGACAAGTACCCCAACCAGCAGTTGCTGGACAAGGCGCTGCGCGACATCCGCCCCGGCGATATCTTGCTGGCCCACCTGGGCATCTGGGACCGCAAGGACCCCTGGGCGCCTGCCGTGCTGCAGCCCTTGATTGAAGGCCTGCAGGCCAAGGGATTTTGCTTTGCCACCCTGCGCGAACATCCCCAGTACCAAGAATGGATTCGTCAGCATGGTGGCTGA
- a CDS encoding sterol desaturase family protein has product MEFLSTLFDNAQQWLFEQLLQPLLFNLGLASYLEDGYTAAGWFLVGCLQILIMVLVIAPLQRWRPVEAVTDRHAIRVDMLYTFIHRLGLFRLALFFTIDPLWDMVVGALRVRGFETWHLDALWPGVTDLGWVSLLIYLVVFDFVAYWIHRGQHQFVWWWRLHALHHSQQQMTMWSDNRNHLLDDLVHDSILVFVAVLIGVAPSQFVAIVAITQLSESLQHANLRLWFGRLGERLWISPRFHRRHHAIGIGHESPAASAAPNTAVKAGEAAPRTRLGGCNFGVLLPWWDMLFGTANFELRYDPTGIRDQVQPNRQGQLRDYGRGFWSQQWRGLLRLLGRA; this is encoded by the coding sequence ATGGAATTTCTCAGCACGCTTTTTGACAACGCACAGCAGTGGCTCTTTGAGCAGTTGCTGCAGCCTCTGCTGTTCAACCTGGGCCTGGCCAGCTATCTGGAAGATGGCTACACGGCAGCGGGCTGGTTCCTCGTGGGTTGCCTGCAGATTCTCATCATGGTGCTGGTGATTGCGCCCTTGCAGCGCTGGCGGCCGGTCGAGGCTGTGACCGACCGGCATGCGATCCGGGTGGACATGCTCTACACCTTTATCCATCGCCTGGGCCTGTTTCGCCTGGCCTTGTTCTTTACCATCGATCCGCTGTGGGACATGGTGGTGGGCGCGCTGCGCGTGCGCGGCTTTGAGACCTGGCACCTCGATGCGCTCTGGCCTGGTGTGACCGACCTGGGTTGGGTGAGCCTGCTGATCTACCTGGTGGTGTTCGACTTTGTGGCCTACTGGATCCACCGCGGCCAGCACCAGTTTGTCTGGTGGTGGCGGCTGCATGCCTTGCACCATTCGCAGCAGCAGATGACGATGTGGAGCGACAACCGCAACCACCTGCTCGATGACCTGGTGCATGACAGCATTCTGGTGTTCGTGGCCGTGTTGATCGGTGTCGCGCCCAGCCAGTTCGTGGCGATTGTCGCGATCACCCAGCTGAGCGAAAGCCTGCAGCACGCGAACCTGCGCCTGTGGTTTGGCCGCCTGGGCGAGCGCCTGTGGATCAGCCCGCGCTTTCACCGCCGCCACCATGCGATTGGCATCGGCCATGAATCGCCCGCTGCCAGCGCAGCGCCCAACACGGCGGTAAAGGCCGGCGAGGCTGCGCCACGCACCCGCTTGGGGGGCTGCAATTTCGGTGTGCTGCTGCCATGGTGGGATATGCTTTTTGGCACCGCCAACTTTGAGCTACGCTATGACCCTACCGGTATCCGTGACCAGGTGCAGCCCAACCGGCAAGGGCAGTTGCGCGATTACGGACGCGGCTTTTGGAGCCAGCAATGGCGCGGGCTGCTGCGCCTTTTGGGCCGCGCCTGA
- a CDS encoding EI24 domain-containing protein, with product MPLASAGSRLMFDAFWRAAAYCFRPRVMLLSVLPLVVMLVALGGWSYFYWSGAVATMQHWVETIGWLRTVFSWFGSTGTEGFAAGIAPFVVLILITPIAAVVALLVIALLMTPALVNMVTEQRFAQLEKKKGMGLVTSVLWALSTSAVAIVAFVVTMPLWLIPPLVLIVPPVIWGWLTYRVMSVDALAEHASKAERDTLLQRYRWPLLLMGIISGYIGIAPSVVWASGMVFTIGFVVLVPIAVWIYAITFAFSSLWFIHFCLAALQQLRIENGEPGAQLPGTEPVVADPADGALLPDSAAPR from the coding sequence ATGCCCCTCGCGTCTGCGGGCTCCCGCCTGATGTTTGATGCCTTCTGGCGTGCCGCTGCCTATTGTTTCCGTCCCCGGGTCATGCTGCTGTCCGTGCTGCCACTGGTGGTGATGCTGGTGGCCTTGGGTGGCTGGAGCTATTTCTACTGGTCAGGCGCCGTGGCGACGATGCAGCACTGGGTGGAGACAATAGGCTGGCTGCGCACAGTGTTCAGCTGGTTTGGCAGCACTGGTACGGAAGGCTTTGCAGCCGGCATTGCGCCCTTTGTGGTGCTGATCTTGATCACGCCCATAGCGGCGGTGGTCGCGCTGCTGGTGATTGCGCTTTTGATGACACCAGCCCTGGTCAACATGGTGACCGAGCAGCGCTTTGCCCAGCTGGAAAAGAAAAAAGGCATGGGCCTGGTCACCAGCGTGCTCTGGGCTTTGAGCACCTCGGCGGTGGCCATTGTGGCCTTTGTCGTTACCATGCCGCTGTGGCTGATCCCGCCTTTGGTGCTGATCGTGCCGCCTGTCATCTGGGGCTGGCTGACCTACCGCGTGATGAGTGTCGATGCACTGGCAGAGCATGCCAGCAAGGCTGAGCGCGACACGCTGCTGCAGCGTTACCGCTGGCCGCTCTTGCTGATGGGCATCATCTCGGGCTACATCGGCATTGCGCCCAGCGTCGTCTGGGCCTCGGGCATGGTGTTCACCATTGGCTTTGTGGTGCTCGTACCCATTGCGGTGTGGATCTATGCGATCACGTTTGCTTTTTCCTCGCTGTGGTTCATCCACTTTTGCCTGGCCGCGCTGCAACAGCTGCGGATCGAGAATGGTGAGCCTGGCGCGCAGCTGCCCGGGACGGAGCCGGTGGTGGCCGATCCTGCCGACGGTGCGCTGCTGCCCGATTCGGCGGCGCCCAGATAA
- the glnA gene encoding type I glutamate--ammonia ligase: MAKSVADVMSMLDENEVKFVDLRFTDTRGKEQHVTVPISHFDEDKFTSGHAFDGSSIAGWKGIEASDMLLMPDPNTANIDPFFDETTMFLQCDVIEPGDGKAYDRDPRSVAKRAEAYLKASGLGDTAYFGPEPEFFIFDGVRWSTEPNNPFFDIEEYEAPWNSGAKFDNGNRGHRPRVKGGYFPVPPVDSTQDMRAEMSLLLESLGIPVEVFHHEVAGAGQNELGTRFSTLVERADWTQVQKYVIWNVADTYGKTATFMPKPYSGDNGSGMHVHQSVWKDGKNLFAGDGYAGLSDFALYYIGGIIKHARALNAITNPGTNSYKRLVPGFEAPVKLAYSAKNRSASIRIPYVSNPKGRRVEARFPDPLMNPYLGFAALLMAGLDGVENKIHPGEAATKDLYHLPPEEDKLVPTVCHSLDQALEALDADRAFLTKGGVFSDSMLDAYIELKMGEVTRFRQAVHPVEYDMYYSL; the protein is encoded by the coding sequence ATGGCCAAGAGCGTTGCAGATGTGATGAGCATGTTGGACGAGAACGAGGTCAAGTTCGTTGATCTGCGTTTCACCGACACCCGTGGCAAGGAACAGCACGTCACGGTGCCTATCTCGCACTTTGACGAAGACAAGTTCACTTCGGGCCACGCGTTTGATGGCTCCTCCATCGCTGGCTGGAAGGGTATCGAAGCATCCGATATGCTGCTGATGCCCGATCCCAACACCGCCAACATCGATCCGTTCTTTGACGAAACCACGATGTTCCTGCAGTGCGACGTGATCGAGCCCGGTGACGGCAAGGCCTATGACCGCGATCCACGCTCGGTTGCCAAGCGCGCAGAAGCCTACCTGAAGGCATCGGGCCTGGGCGATACCGCCTACTTCGGTCCAGAGCCAGAATTCTTCATCTTCGATGGCGTGCGTTGGAGCACCGAGCCCAACAACCCGTTCTTCGACATCGAAGAGTACGAAGCACCCTGGAACAGCGGCGCCAAGTTCGATAACGGCAACCGTGGCCACCGTCCACGCGTCAAGGGCGGCTACTTCCCTGTGCCTCCTGTTGACAGCACCCAGGACATGCGCGCTGAAATGTCGCTGCTGCTCGAATCGCTGGGCATCCCGGTTGAAGTGTTCCACCACGAAGTGGCGGGCGCTGGCCAGAATGAACTGGGCACTCGTTTCTCGACCCTGGTCGAGCGTGCCGACTGGACCCAGGTGCAAAAGTACGTGATCTGGAACGTGGCAGACACCTACGGCAAGACGGCGACCTTCATGCCCAAGCCTTACTCGGGCGACAACGGCTCGGGCATGCACGTGCACCAGTCCGTGTGGAAAGACGGCAAGAACCTGTTCGCCGGTGACGGCTATGCCGGTCTGTCCGATTTCGCGCTGTACTACATCGGCGGCATCATCAAGCACGCTCGCGCGCTGAACGCCATCACCAACCCTGGCACCAACAGCTACAAGCGCCTGGTTCCTGGTTTCGAGGCGCCCGTGAAGCTGGCTTACTCGGCCAAGAACCGCTCGGCATCGATCCGTATTCCTTACGTGAGCAACCCCAAGGGCCGCCGCGTGGAAGCACGTTTCCCCGATCCCCTGATGAACCCCTACCTGGGCTTTGCAGCGCTGTTGATGGCCGGTCTGGACGGCGTGGAAAACAAGATCCATCCGGGTGAAGCCGCCACCAAGGATCTGTACCATCTGCCACCCGAGGAAGACAAGCTGGTGCCTACCGTGTGCCACAGCCTGGACCAGGCTCTGGAGGCACTGGATGCCGACCGCGCGTTCCTGACCAAGGGCGGTGTGTTCAGCGACAGCATGCTGGACGCCTACATCGAGCTGAAGATGGGCGAAGTGACCCGCTTCCGCCAAGCCGTGCACCCCGTCGAATACGACATGTACTACTCGCTGTAA
- the glnL gene encoding nitrogen regulation protein NR(II), with translation MSDLRAMDREWQALEHIATLVAVIRLDGAAVRVNAALENALGVSRKSILGHYFGGFFQDDELIHKALVDARAQRFSSLRFEAQLRRSLQDAFPVHANLSWWEEEESILVELWPLEQQVRQDREERVREQALANKELIRNLAHEIKNPLGGIRGAAQLLELELPDAQLKEYTDVIIHEADRLQALVDRLLAPHRHPHTVGDVNIHEVCERVCQLVLLEYPQGLRIERDYDTSLPEIRGDREQLIQALLNIVQNAAQVLVPQMAQDQARITLRTRIARQLTLGRKRHKLALELHVIDNGPGIEPDIKERIFYPLVTGRDGGTGLGLPLAQTFVQRHEGLIECESEPGRTDFRIMLPLTD, from the coding sequence ATGTCTGACCTCCGTGCCATGGATCGCGAATGGCAGGCGCTGGAACACATCGCCACCTTGGTCGCCGTGATACGGCTCGATGGCGCCGCTGTGCGGGTCAATGCAGCGCTGGAGAATGCGCTGGGCGTCTCGCGCAAAAGCATTCTGGGCCACTACTTTGGTGGATTTTTCCAGGACGATGAACTGATCCACAAGGCCCTGGTCGATGCGCGGGCGCAGCGCTTTTCGTCGCTGCGCTTTGAGGCGCAATTGCGGCGCAGCCTGCAAGACGCCTTTCCCGTGCATGCCAACCTCTCCTGGTGGGAAGAGGAGGAGAGCATTCTGGTGGAGCTGTGGCCGCTGGAGCAACAGGTGCGGCAGGACCGCGAGGAGCGTGTGCGCGAGCAGGCGCTTGCCAACAAGGAGCTGATCCGCAACCTCGCCCACGAGATCAAGAACCCGCTGGGTGGCATACGGGGCGCGGCCCAGCTGCTGGAGCTGGAGCTGCCCGATGCTCAGCTCAAGGAATACACCGACGTCATCATTCACGAGGCCGACCGCTTGCAGGCGCTGGTCGACCGCTTGCTCGCGCCGCACCGCCACCCGCACACGGTGGGGGATGTGAATATCCACGAGGTCTGCGAGCGCGTCTGCCAGCTGGTGCTGCTCGAGTACCCGCAGGGCCTGCGCATCGAGCGCGATTACGACACCTCGCTGCCCGAGATCCGCGGCGATCGCGAGCAGCTCATTCAAGCCTTGCTGAACATTGTGCAAAATGCTGCGCAGGTGCTGGTGCCGCAAATGGCCCAGGACCAGGCGCGCATTACTTTGCGCACCCGCATTGCCCGGCAGCTGACCTTGGGCCGCAAGCGGCACAAGTTGGCACTGGAATTGCATGTCATCGACAACGGTCCTGGCATCGAGCCGGACATCAAGGAGCGGATCTTCTACCCCTTGGTGACCGGACGTGATGGTGGCACGGGCCTGGGTTTGCCGCTGGCGCAGACCTTCGTGCAGCGACATGAAGGCCTGATTGAATGCGAGAGCGAGCCCGGGCGCACGGATTTCCGCATCATGCTGCCGTTGACAGACTAG